In the Flagellimonas sp. MMG031 genome, one interval contains:
- a CDS encoding DUF3332 domain-containing protein gives MKKAIISSLLACSILFTSCLGSFRAFNNLKDWNQGLTNSKFLDNLIFWGLNIVPVYGLFFLGDTLIFNVIEFWSGSNPIAMKDGESEIQMVEHDGNTFEMIATKNRIQVTVVEGPKKGKKIDLVYKPDEKSWNAIRPNGEIIKLSSFEEGFYIVHMPNGKKVKIDPMSTREEGLALLNESKTCYYGETLLAD, from the coding sequence ATGAAAAAAGCAATTATTTCTTCATTACTGGCCTGTTCCATACTATTCACTAGCTGTTTGGGGTCTTTTAGGGCATTCAATAATCTTAAGGACTGGAACCAAGGGTTGACCAATAGCAAATTCCTGGACAACTTGATTTTTTGGGGATTGAACATTGTTCCCGTGTATGGACTGTTCTTTCTTGGGGATACCTTAATATTCAATGTGATAGAGTTCTGGTCCGGCTCCAACCCAATAGCCATGAAGGATGGGGAATCTGAAATCCAAATGGTGGAGCACGATGGCAATACCTTTGAGATGATTGCCACCAAAAACAGGATTCAGGTCACCGTTGTAGAAGGGCCTAAAAAAGGAAAGAAAATTGATTTGGTCTACAAGCCTGATGAGAAATCTTGGAATGCGATTCGTCCGAACGGAGAAATCATCAAACTATCCTCTTTTGAAGAAGGTTTCTACATAGTGCACATGCCAAACGGGAAGAAGGTAAAAATTGACCCAATGAGCACTAGGGAAGAAGGATTGGCGCTGTTAAACGAAAGCAAGACCTGCTATTATGGCGAGACCTTATTGGCCGATTAA
- a CDS encoding D-TA family PLP-dependent enzyme — translation MSNIVTGLLPLWIQKGKVMDNTWYHIENIETVDSPSIVLYKEHLAYNIGKMVSLVDGQTDRLMPHIKTNKMPKVMQLMLESGIQKFKASIISEAEIAAEAGAATVLIAHQLVGPKVDRLLNMIPQYPATEFSTLVDNVDSAELLNQKAEEKGLKVQVYIDINNGMNRSGIEVGPRLDELIAYLKICESLVLSGLHAYDGHLRDPDFELRNQQIEKGVQDVETYFDALRLDYPKAQLICGGTPSFTSHLLQEKRITSPGTCVLWDWGYGEKLTEQDFKHAALLVTRIISKPTDGIITVDLGHKSVAAENPIDKRVKFVNLDGYELLSQSEEHGVIKVKEWDNYKVGDVLYGIPYHICPTINLHDEVSVIESGKKVDTWQITARKRKLTF, via the coding sequence ATGTCAAACATCGTGACGGGATTGTTACCTTTATGGATTCAAAAAGGCAAAGTGATGGACAATACGTGGTACCATATTGAAAATATTGAAACGGTGGATTCCCCTTCCATAGTTTTGTACAAGGAGCACTTAGCATATAATATTGGAAAGATGGTCTCTTTGGTAGATGGTCAGACCGACAGGTTGATGCCCCATATCAAGACCAACAAAATGCCCAAGGTGATGCAGCTGATGTTGGAATCGGGGATTCAAAAGTTTAAGGCCTCTATCATTTCGGAAGCGGAGATTGCCGCCGAAGCCGGTGCCGCCACCGTGCTGATTGCCCATCAATTGGTTGGGCCCAAAGTAGACCGCCTGCTGAATATGATACCGCAATACCCTGCTACCGAGTTTTCTACGCTGGTGGACAATGTGGACAGTGCGGAGTTACTGAATCAAAAAGCTGAGGAAAAGGGCCTAAAAGTCCAAGTTTATATCGACATCAATAACGGCATGAACCGTTCGGGGATTGAAGTTGGCCCTCGATTGGATGAATTGATTGCCTATTTAAAAATCTGTGAATCCTTAGTTTTGAGTGGACTTCATGCCTACGATGGGCATTTACGGGACCCCGACTTTGAGTTGCGCAACCAACAGATAGAAAAGGGAGTACAGGATGTGGAAACCTATTTTGATGCGCTCCGGCTGGATTATCCGAAAGCCCAGCTCATCTGTGGGGGAACGCCATCGTTTACGTCACATCTTCTTCAAGAAAAAAGAATCACCAGTCCCGGTACTTGTGTCCTTTGGGATTGGGGGTATGGCGAAAAATTAACGGAACAAGACTTCAAACATGCGGCCCTTTTGGTAACAAGGATCATTTCCAAACCCACCGATGGAATCATTACCGTTGATCTTGGACATAAATCGGTCGCTGCCGAAAATCCGATAGATAAGCGAGTCAAATTCGTGAACCTTGATGGCTACGAACTGCTTTCACAAAGTGAGGAACATGGGGTCATTAAAGTAAAGGAGTGGGACAACTACAAAGTGGGCGATGTCCTCTATGGCATTCCCTATCATATTTGCCCCACTATCAATCTCCATGATGAAGTTTCCGTAATCGAGAGCGGTAAAAAAGTAGATACTTGGCAGATTACCGCCCGCAAACGAAAACTTACATTTTAG
- a CDS encoding phytase gives MRKTYIPLFAILAMVSCQQGSKLPAIAPDVITEKTPNDTDDPAIWVNPDDASKSIVFGTDKETNGGIYAFDLDGKIIQEKSIKNIERPNNVDLAYGFQLNDSVAVDVIAFTEREKQQIRLFSIPDMKPLDGGGFPVFEDEANIEQRLAMGISLYTSPKDSSLYAIVGRKIGPSGSYLYQYKLEADSIGVTANLVRKFGSFTGGKEIEAIAVDNEMGYVYYSDEGECIKKYYAEPSMGNEELACFGGELFLEDIEGIAIARYPNREGYIIVSDQQRGQFNIFSRKDNSFIKAVNLSTLETDGCDVVTVPLNNTFVNGLFVAMNDQKNFYFYDLNKALDLK, from the coding sequence ATGAGAAAAACATACATTCCACTATTTGCCATTTTAGCCATGGTTTCCTGTCAACAAGGAAGTAAACTGCCTGCCATAGCACCCGATGTGATTACCGAAAAAACCCCGAACGACACCGATGACCCCGCCATTTGGGTGAACCCCGATGATGCCTCCAAAAGCATTGTCTTTGGAACCGATAAAGAGACGAACGGAGGAATATATGCCTTTGATTTGGATGGAAAGATTATTCAGGAAAAATCCATCAAAAACATAGAACGCCCCAATAATGTGGATTTGGCCTACGGTTTCCAGTTGAACGATTCTGTTGCGGTAGATGTAATTGCCTTTACCGAAAGGGAAAAGCAACAAATAAGATTGTTTTCTATTCCGGATATGAAGCCATTGGATGGGGGAGGCTTTCCCGTTTTTGAAGATGAAGCCAATATCGAGCAGCGTTTGGCCATGGGCATCAGCCTCTACACATCACCAAAGGACTCTTCCCTCTATGCCATTGTCGGTAGAAAAATAGGTCCAAGCGGTTCCTATCTCTATCAATATAAGTTAGAGGCCGATAGCATTGGGGTTACCGCTAATTTGGTCCGTAAGTTCGGAAGCTTTACGGGCGGCAAGGAAATCGAGGCCATTGCCGTGGACAACGAAATGGGCTACGTGTATTATTCCGACGAAGGCGAGTGCATCAAAAAGTATTATGCGGAGCCGAGTATGGGCAATGAGGAGTTGGCTTGCTTTGGCGGCGAGCTGTTCTTGGAGGATATTGAGGGCATTGCCATCGCCCGGTATCCAAACCGGGAGGGATATATCATCGTTTCCGACCAGCAACGGGGGCAGTTCAATATCTTTTCCAGAAAGGACAATAGTTTCATCAAAGCCGTCAATCTATCCACATTGGAAACCGATGGTTGCGATGTAGTCACTGTACCCTTGAACAATACCTTTGTCAATGGTCTTTTCGTTGCCATGAACGACCAAAAGAACTTCTATTTTTACGATTTGAACAAAGCGCTCGACCTGAAATAG
- a CDS encoding TonB-dependent receptor, protein MYGQDDLNIFVNVEIPADLFGKGDGTVKFGARGRFKNKNRNNDFFEYDLEDTFPTLDAVPNRDFTDPDYLAGGQYAAGFYADPAWLGGLNLNADNGESIIEEFLPGNFDISENVYAGYIMANQKLSDKLSVLAGVRLEHTQLESDGFSVTFTEDDIVSQEVSADNSYTNILPSVHFKYDFSTNTILRFAWTNTLARPNYEDLIPRAEIINADDEIILGNAALDPTTSMNFDLMAEHYFESIGVISGGLFYKNIDDFIYTFISEAPDNSFGPDTEGFDVFQPLNGDNATIFGVEFAFQRQLDFLPGFARNFNIYLNYTYLTSSADGIRNEDGDERTDGLAQYRT, encoded by the coding sequence ATATACGGACAAGATGACCTCAATATTTTTGTCAATGTTGAAATTCCTGCGGACCTTTTTGGAAAAGGAGATGGGACCGTAAAATTTGGGGCAAGGGGACGCTTTAAGAACAAGAATAGGAACAATGATTTTTTTGAGTATGATTTGGAAGACACCTTCCCTACGCTGGATGCAGTTCCAAATAGGGATTTCACCGACCCGGATTATTTGGCCGGAGGTCAATATGCAGCAGGATTCTACGCAGACCCTGCATGGCTCGGCGGTCTCAATCTGAACGCGGACAACGGAGAATCCATCATCGAGGAATTTCTTCCCGGAAACTTCGATATTTCAGAAAACGTGTATGCAGGATACATCATGGCCAATCAAAAACTTTCGGATAAGTTGAGCGTATTGGCCGGGGTTCGTTTGGAACATACCCAATTGGAATCCGATGGTTTTAGCGTAACATTTACGGAAGATGACATCGTCTCCCAAGAAGTTAGTGCCGATAACTCATACACCAACATTTTGCCCAGTGTACATTTTAAATACGATTTTAGTACCAACACTATTTTACGTTTTGCGTGGACCAATACCTTGGCCAGACCCAACTATGAAGACTTGATTCCAAGAGCGGAAATTATCAATGCAGATGACGAGATTATATTGGGTAATGCAGCCTTGGACCCAACCACTTCCATGAACTTTGATCTGATGGCAGAGCATTATTTTGAAAGTATTGGGGTAATCTCGGGAGGTTTATTTTATAAAAATATCGACGATTTTATTTATACCTTCATTTCTGAAGCTCCGGACAACTCCTTTGGCCCAGATACAGAAGGTTTTGATGTATTCCAGCCATTGAACGGGGACAATGCCACTATTTTTGGGGTGGAATTCGCGTTCCAGCGGCAACTTGACTTTCTGCCGGGTTTCGCTAGAAACTTCAACATTTACTTGAACTATACATATCTTACTTCCAGTGCCGATGGCATACGAAACGAGGATGGGGATGAGCGAACCGACGGACTTGCCCAATACCGCACCTAA
- a CDS encoding carboxypeptidase-like regulatory domain-containing protein — translation MKLMHIKNYLFVTLFLVFGFATAQAQTGNIQGTISDENGIYVSGANIFIETLNKGTISDFDGRFTLVGVPEGTYTLQITYIGYGNVDQEVSVASGETASVVVELMPTNYQLDEVEVAAQGLSGQAKALNTQRTNLNITNVVSTDQIGKFPDANIGDAVKRIPGITMQVDQGEARNVIVRGLSPQLNSVTLNGSRIPSAEADNRNIQMDLIPSDMIQTIEVNKAVTPDMDGDALGGSVNLVTRTAPQGFRLSATLGSGINFITDKRNLNASFLVGDRTKDGKFGWMLGAVIQDNDFGSDNIEAEWTDEFAFTNAEGEEEELEVNPYTNVAEQRTYLVQRVRRSFSANFDYQFDANNSIYLKTMYNWRDDRENRYVLAQEILDAEDIGSDDFTITNGIPTRFPAEIARETKGGIDNNRNQNARLEDQRMQNYTLGGNHLWGNVKVDWFTSYAKASEERLDERYAQFATEYTVINDNSDPEFPIMTAANPGDANNLSAFEFDEITNETQYTDKMTSIFLSMLKFLRTFLEKEMGP, via the coding sequence ATGAAACTAATGCATATCAAAAATTACCTGTTTGTAACGCTGTTCTTAGTCTTTGGCTTTGCCACAGCACAAGCCCAAACAGGAAATATTCAGGGTACCATTTCCGATGAAAACGGAATTTACGTCTCTGGTGCCAACATCTTTATCGAAACGCTGAACAAAGGAACCATTTCCGATTTTGATGGAAGGTTTACTTTGGTGGGTGTACCAGAAGGAACCTATACACTTCAGATTACCTACATAGGATATGGAAATGTAGATCAAGAAGTATCGGTTGCCTCTGGAGAAACAGCCAGTGTGGTCGTAGAATTGATGCCTACCAATTATCAATTGGACGAAGTGGAAGTCGCTGCACAAGGTTTGAGCGGCCAAGCCAAGGCGCTGAACACGCAACGAACCAATTTGAACATTACCAACGTGGTTTCCACCGACCAGATAGGAAAATTTCCCGATGCCAATATCGGTGATGCGGTAAAGCGTATTCCGGGTATCACCATGCAAGTGGACCAAGGGGAGGCGCGTAATGTGATTGTGAGGGGTCTTTCGCCACAACTCAATTCCGTGACCTTGAACGGCAGTCGTATTCCATCTGCCGAAGCCGATAACCGTAACATTCAAATGGATTTGATTCCATCGGATATGATCCAGACCATAGAGGTGAACAAGGCCGTAACCCCCGACATGGATGGCGATGCCTTGGGAGGTTCCGTGAATTTGGTTACCCGAACTGCCCCGCAAGGCTTTCGACTTTCGGCAACTTTGGGTTCAGGGATCAACTTTATCACAGATAAAAGAAACTTAAATGCTTCGTTCCTAGTAGGGGATCGTACCAAGGACGGAAAATTTGGATGGATGTTGGGTGCGGTGATTCAGGATAACGATTTTGGTTCCGATAATATTGAAGCGGAATGGACGGACGAATTCGCATTTACCAATGCAGAAGGAGAGGAAGAAGAATTGGAAGTAAATCCATACACCAATGTGGCCGAGCAACGGACCTATTTAGTGCAACGCGTACGTCGTAGTTTTTCTGCCAATTTTGATTATCAATTCGATGCCAATAACTCCATCTACCTTAAAACCATGTACAACTGGAGGGATGATAGGGAGAACCGTTATGTCTTGGCCCAAGAGATTTTGGACGCAGAGGATATTGGCTCTGATGATTTTACCATCACCAATGGCATCCCGACCCGTTTTCCGGCAGAGATAGCCCGAGAAACCAAAGGAGGAATAGACAATAACCGAAACCAAAACGCCCGTTTGGAAGACCAGCGTATGCAAAACTATACCCTTGGGGGAAACCACCTTTGGGGCAACGTAAAAGTAGATTGGTTCACATCGTACGCCAAGGCATCCGAAGAGCGATTGGACGAGCGCTATGCGCAGTTTGCTACCGAATACACCGTAATCAATGACAATAGCGACCCAGAGTTCCCCATCATGACCGCTGCAAACCCAGGAGACGCCAACAATCTATCGGCTTTTGAGTTTGATGAGATTACCAACGAAACACAATATACGGACAAGATGACCTCAATATTTTTGTCAATGTTGAAATTCCTGCGGACCTTTTTGGAAAAGGAGATGGGACCGTAA
- a CDS encoding tetratricopeptide repeat protein, whose translation MKKVFGSILFFLTVGLLPISLYGQQTDGSLDMGLAGEAYHILQKQLETAKQHPESPLQIAVGHLELGAYYHSLGLYTEALAQYNFALEQLVHHPDDMLYAELNNNIGKVYLSLSNFELAEQYFEETKAACEQLGDKKGLATSLGLLGASHEKQSEYEEALEDQRRSLALFKELRDDLGTALTNENIGSIYEDLEQFDLAYDYFNRAYGHLKWTGTEAEANVLNNLGDVFRKRGEYPSALEKTTLALELAIQINDLHQMESAHKDLSKTYALMGNFEQAHAHLLLAEQYNSDMLTSQNSDQLNVLQTIYETNKKEAEIELLKEQNKVSEAHQNLLWVALFSIAVIFVILYYYMGRKRKAKLKIQEYKQRMLKAELDKKAIEEKNLQHEVQLKAASLSRYSLHLSQKNKILLDMSNTLRNIASRKHMDTSRKIKELVKEIDFNLKQEQEWDEFMSFFKEIHPEFVKKLSSLSQNSLSPAELRLGMLLRLNLSSKEIASILRVTPDSVRVARHRLRKKLPIDQKEELVNFMIDL comes from the coding sequence ATGAAAAAGGTTTTTGGGTCTATACTGTTTTTTTTGACGGTTGGTTTGTTGCCAATTTCACTTTATGGCCAGCAAACTGATGGTTCTTTGGATATGGGACTGGCTGGAGAAGCCTATCATATACTTCAGAAGCAGTTGGAAACCGCCAAGCAGCACCCTGAATCACCGCTACAGATTGCCGTTGGACATCTAGAACTTGGAGCATATTATCATTCCCTTGGTCTGTATACAGAAGCATTGGCACAATACAATTTTGCCCTCGAACAACTGGTTCATCATCCCGATGATATGTTGTATGCGGAACTCAACAACAACATTGGCAAAGTTTACCTTTCCCTAAGCAATTTTGAACTTGCTGAACAGTATTTTGAGGAGACCAAAGCGGCCTGTGAGCAACTAGGTGACAAAAAAGGTTTGGCCACATCCTTGGGACTTTTGGGGGCAAGCCATGAAAAGCAATCGGAATACGAGGAAGCCTTGGAAGACCAAAGAAGGAGCTTGGCGCTTTTCAAAGAGCTTCGTGATGATTTGGGCACGGCACTGACCAACGAAAATATCGGAAGCATTTATGAAGACCTTGAACAATTTGACCTTGCCTATGATTATTTCAACAGGGCTTATGGCCATCTCAAATGGACTGGAACCGAAGCCGAGGCGAATGTATTGAACAATCTTGGCGATGTTTTTCGGAAAAGAGGGGAGTATCCGTCCGCCTTGGAAAAAACCACCTTGGCACTGGAACTTGCCATCCAAATCAACGACCTTCATCAAATGGAAAGTGCGCACAAGGACCTCTCCAAAACCTATGCGCTCATGGGTAATTTTGAACAGGCACATGCCCATCTACTGCTGGCCGAGCAATACAACAGCGATATGCTCACGTCCCAGAACAGCGATCAGTTGAACGTGCTCCAGACTATTTACGAAACCAACAAAAAGGAAGCAGAGATTGAGCTGCTCAAAGAGCAGAACAAGGTGAGCGAGGCCCATCAGAATTTACTTTGGGTAGCCCTCTTTTCAATTGCAGTCATCTTCGTTATTCTGTACTACTACATGGGAAGAAAACGAAAGGCCAAGCTCAAGATTCAGGAATACAAACAACGCATGCTAAAGGCGGAACTGGACAAAAAGGCCATCGAAGAAAAAAACCTCCAACACGAGGTACAGCTTAAGGCAGCCTCCCTGTCTAGATACAGCCTGCACCTTTCCCAGAAAAACAAAATCTTACTGGATATGTCCAATACCTTAAGAAACATAGCTTCACGCAAGCACATGGACACCTCGAGAAAAATCAAGGAGTTGGTCAAGGAAATCGACTTCAATCTAAAACAGGAACAGGAGTGGGATGAGTTTATGAGCTTTTTCAAGGAAATCCATCCTGAATTCGTCAAGAAATTATCTTCCCTGTCCCAAAACTCCCTTTCGCCCGCCGAACTCCGCTTGGGCATGCTGTTGCGGTTGAATCTTTCCTCCAAGGAAATTGCATCCATTTTACGGGTAACCCCAGATAGTGTCCGTGTGGCCCGTCATCGACTTCGAAAAAAGCTGCCCATTGATCAAAAGGAAGAATTGGTAAACTTTATGATCGATCTTTAG
- the rpmA gene encoding 50S ribosomal protein L27 translates to MAHKKGVGSSKNGRESESKRLGVKIFGGQAAVAGNIIVRQRGTKHNPGENVYAGKDHTLHAKVDGVVKFEKKAGGKSFVSIEPFQA, encoded by the coding sequence ATGGCTCACAAGAAAGGTGTAGGTAGTTCAAAAAACGGTAGAGAATCAGAATCGAAACGCTTGGGCGTTAAGATTTTTGGTGGTCAGGCAGCAGTAGCTGGTAACATCATTGTAAGACAACGTGGTACCAAGCACAACCCTGGCGAAAATGTATACGCAGGAAAAGACCATACCTTGCACGCCAAGGTAGATGGTGTTGTTAAGTTTGAGAAAAAAGCAGGTGGAAAATCTTTTGTATCCATCGAGCCTTTCCAAGCCTAA
- the rplU gene encoding 50S ribosomal protein L21 produces MYAIVEMAGQQFKVAKDQKVYVHRLQEEEGGKVTFDKVLLLEDGGNVTIGAPVIEGAAVEAKVVKHLKGDKVIVFKKKRRKGYQKKNGHRQYLTEIVVESIVAKGAKKAAPAKAKAEAKPAAEPKAEKKAEAPKKEAPKATEDLSSKTVAELKEMAKAKEISGYSSMKKAELIEALSK; encoded by the coding sequence ATGTACGCAATTGTAGAGATGGCAGGGCAGCAGTTTAAAGTTGCAAAAGACCAAAAAGTGTACGTTCATCGTTTGCAAGAGGAAGAAGGTGGCAAGGTCACTTTTGACAAGGTCCTTCTTTTGGAAGATGGTGGTAACGTAACCATTGGCGCCCCGGTCATAGAAGGTGCGGCTGTTGAAGCCAAAGTAGTAAAGCACCTTAAGGGAGATAAGGTAATCGTCTTTAAAAAGAAAAGACGTAAGGGTTACCAAAAGAAAAACGGTCACAGACAGTATTTGACCGAAATCGTTGTGGAAAGCATTGTAGCGAAAGGCGCTAAGAAAGCTGCCCCAGCCAAAGCAAAAGCTGAAGCAAAACCAGCTGCTGAACCAAAAGCAGAGAAAAAAGCGGAAGCCCCAAAGAAAGAAGCTCCCAAGGCGACTGAGGATTTGAGTTCCAAAACGGTTGCTGAGTTGAAGGAAATGGCAAAAGCCAAGGAAATCAGTGGTTACTCTTCTATGAAGAAAGCCGAGTTGATCGAAGCGTTAAGCAAATAA
- a CDS encoding DUF4199 domain-containing protein translates to MKNITLPIRFGIVTSAVLIAYFLILALMGKHTNVFFSLFNGVITGFGIYETIKYTKLRKGKNFTYGSGFTAGITTGFVATLLFTIFFAFYATELDSAFLGELSTAWSSDYKNFEGIVFFTVAIMGFATTLVLTLSFMQLFKTSNNSKKIMG, encoded by the coding sequence ATGAAAAACATTACCCTTCCAATCCGTTTCGGAATTGTCACCAGTGCTGTGCTCATCGCCTATTTTTTGATTTTGGCGTTAATGGGCAAGCACACGAACGTCTTTTTTAGTCTGTTCAATGGGGTGATTACGGGTTTTGGGATTTATGAGACCATTAAATACACCAAACTGCGGAAAGGTAAAAACTTTACGTATGGGAGCGGGTTTACCGCAGGTATCACAACAGGCTTTGTGGCCACCTTGCTGTTCACCATTTTCTTTGCATTTTATGCCACGGAGTTGGACAGTGCCTTTTTAGGGGAACTTTCCACCGCTTGGTCCAGTGATTATAAGAACTTCGAGGGTATCGTCTTTTTTACGGTGGCCATTATGGGGTTTGCCACAACTTTGGTTTTAACACTTTCCTTTATGCAATTGTTCAAAACCAGCAACAACTCCAAAAAAATAATGGGTTAA
- a CDS encoding pitrilysin family protein: MKKHLFSAWLMLFGATTLSAQEVVFEEYDLDNGLHVILHQDNGAPVVTTSVMYHVGSKDEDPNKTGFAHFFEHLLFEGTKNIERGEWDQIVASNGGRHNANTFLDRTYYYEVFPSNSLEVGLWLESERLLHPIIGQVGVDTQKEVVQEERRLRTDNAPYGAFFEQILKNLYAEHPYRWGVIGSLDHLASATLDDFKKFNKTYYVPNNAVLVVAGDFDTEKTKKMIQDYFGPIPRGAEIQRPNVKEEPITTTKFAKYYDPNIQIPAILLAYRTPGQGQRDAYVINMISTYLSDGESSKLYKKLVDEKKMALQILSVPVDAEDYSSYIVGGLPVGDNSIQDIKKEIDEEILKLQMELISEKDYQKLQNKFENQFVNANSSVEGIANSLAENYMLKDDTNLINTEIDIYRSITREEIMEVAKKYLKVNQRLELEYLPEQKDAN, from the coding sequence ATGAAAAAACATTTGTTTTCTGCATGGCTCATGCTCTTTGGAGCGACCACGCTTTCTGCACAGGAAGTCGTTTTTGAAGAGTATGACCTGGACAATGGGCTTCACGTTATCCTACATCAGGACAATGGCGCCCCAGTAGTGACCACATCGGTAATGTACCATGTGGGATCCAAGGACGAGGATCCCAACAAAACAGGTTTTGCCCACTTTTTTGAACATTTATTGTTCGAGGGTACCAAAAACATCGAACGTGGTGAATGGGACCAAATCGTAGCTTCCAACGGGGGCAGGCACAACGCCAACACCTTTTTGGACCGCACCTATTATTATGAGGTGTTCCCATCCAACAGTTTGGAGGTAGGCCTTTGGCTGGAATCGGAGCGATTGCTGCATCCCATTATAGGCCAAGTGGGGGTCGATACCCAAAAAGAAGTGGTACAGGAAGAAAGAAGGCTCAGAACGGACAATGCTCCTTACGGTGCCTTTTTTGAGCAAATCCTGAAAAATCTCTACGCCGAACATCCATACCGTTGGGGCGTTATCGGGTCGTTGGACCATTTGGCCAGCGCCACTTTGGATGATTTCAAGAAATTCAACAAAACCTATTACGTGCCCAACAATGCCGTTTTGGTGGTAGCTGGTGATTTTGATACCGAAAAGACCAAAAAAATGATTCAAGATTACTTTGGTCCTATCCCTAGAGGCGCCGAAATACAGCGACCCAACGTAAAGGAAGAGCCCATCACCACCACAAAATTTGCCAAGTATTACGACCCCAATATCCAAATCCCAGCCATCTTATTGGCTTACCGGACTCCTGGGCAAGGTCAACGCGATGCCTATGTGATCAATATGATCTCTACCTATTTGAGTGACGGGGAAAGCTCCAAACTTTACAAGAAACTGGTGGACGAGAAAAAAATGGCATTACAAATACTATCGGTACCTGTGGATGCGGAAGATTACAGCTCTTACATTGTTGGAGGACTTCCTGTGGGCGACAATTCCATCCAGGACATCAAAAAGGAAATCGATGAGGAAATCCTAAAGCTTCAGATGGAGCTTATTTCTGAAAAGGATTACCAAAAGCTCCAGAACAAGTTCGAAAACCAATTTGTAAATGCCAACAGCAGTGTTGAGGGCATTGCCAATTCCTTGGCCGAAAACTACATGCTCAAGGACGACACCAACCTCATCAACACGGAAATCGACATTTACCGCTCCATTACCCGAGAGGAAATCATGGAAGTGGCCAAAAAATATTTGAAGGTGAACCAACGCTTGGAGTTGGAATATCTACCAGAACAAAAAGACGCTAATTAA